A genome region from Methanomicrobiales archaeon includes the following:
- a CDS encoding translation initiation factor IF-6, with translation MSTTLDYAGDPNIGVFCRVMGDLAVVSPTAPGAFADALREELGVEVVRTTIQESEIVGSLLSGNSRGMIVSGLALEQEIGTLEEYGEVMQLRSGMNAAGNVILANDRFAALHPDMDPEIEKEIAAFLKVPAVKVTFGGVKTVGMAAVATNSGVLVHPRTTRTELAALSSVTDLPIGTGSVNLGGVLVGSGLVANTRGYIAGTQTSGFELGRIEEVFGFVG, from the coding sequence ATGAGTACGACCCTCGACTACGCCGGCGATCCGAACATCGGGGTCTTCTGCAGGGTGATGGGTGATCTCGCCGTGGTATCTCCGACTGCCCCCGGTGCGTTCGCGGATGCGCTGCGGGAAGAGCTGGGTGTCGAGGTCGTACGTACGACGATCCAGGAGAGCGAGATCGTCGGTTCGCTCCTCTCGGGGAACAGTCGCGGCATGATCGTCAGCGGTCTCGCACTCGAGCAGGAGATCGGCACTCTGGAGGAGTATGGAGAGGTAATGCAGCTCCGGTCCGGGATGAACGCCGCCGGGAATGTGATCCTGGCCAACGATCGGTTTGCCGCGCTTCACCCGGACATGGATCCCGAGATCGAGAAGGAGATCGCAGCGTTTCTGAAGGTACCGGCCGTGAAGGTAACCTTCGGAGGGGTGAAGACCGTTGGAATGGCGGCTGTTGCGACGAACTCGGGAGTTCTCGTCCATCCGCGCACGACGAGGACAGAGCTCGCGGCACTCTCCAGCGTCACCGACCTGCCCATCGGGACGGGCTCCGTCAACCTGGGCGGAGTGCTGGTGGGCAGCGGGCTCGTCGCCAATACACGGGGATACATCGCCGGAACACAGACAAGCGGTTTTGAACTCGGAAGAATAGAAGAAGTATTCGGATTCGTGGGGTGA
- the rpl18a gene encoding 50S ribosomal protein L18Ae: MPGKSFEVQGSCRINDEWKPYTKVIEAPNERLAMERTYTIIGSKHRLKRNYIKVDRIRVLDGE, translated from the coding sequence ATGCCAGGGAAGAGCTTCGAAGTGCAGGGAAGCTGCAGGATAAACGATGAATGGAAACCATATACCAAGGTGATCGAAGCGCCCAATGAGCGTCTCGCCATGGAGCGCACGTACACGATCATCGGCAGCAAACACCGTCTTAAACGAAATTATATCAAAGTAGACCGTATAAGGGTACTCGATGGCGAGTGA
- the pfdA gene encoding prefoldin subunit alpha has protein sequence MASEMERVDARELQTLQVYLNEYGQQMEIMGRQLEAIEQRRLESAAAIEALQSLKEQGGGVVLLPLGGGVTLRVRVEQPDKVLVNIGADVVVEKTNDDARVFLQDRATELEALAKRVASSMDQIRNQMTEIARRIETGYRGEEGR, from the coding sequence ATGGCGAGTGAGATGGAGAGAGTGGATGCACGGGAGCTGCAGACTCTCCAGGTCTACCTGAACGAGTACGGGCAGCAGATGGAGATCATGGGGCGCCAGCTGGAGGCCATCGAGCAGCGGAGACTCGAATCCGCTGCAGCCATCGAAGCCTTGCAGAGCCTGAAAGAGCAGGGGGGCGGCGTCGTTCTCCTGCCCCTTGGAGGGGGTGTCACCCTCCGCGTGCGGGTAGAACAGCCCGATAAGGTTCTGGTGAACATCGGCGCGGACGTGGTGGTCGAGAAGACCAACGATGACGCACGGGTGTTCCTTCAGGACAGAGCGACGGAACTTGAAGCCCTGGCGAAAAGGGTGGCGTCCAGCATGGATCAGATCCGGAACCAGATGACCGAGATCGCGCGCCGCATCGAGACGGGATATCGGGGAGAAGAAGGCAGGTAA
- the ftsY gene encoding signal recognition particle-docking protein FtsY codes for MFGSLRDKLKSVREKFGASLQRGETEAAESIPAAPPEPAIREMPEPAGTKAPTAVRAASDEAGVRRGSVSFRDKVKAFVKEGEFILSEKDIEEPLSELEMVLLENDVALPTTEAIVERVRDDLVGKHRKLRESPDTFVSSALRDALLTVLGDGFDLEGYVRNHEKPVKILFTGVNGTGKTTTVAKVGSYLKKKGFSVVIGSGDTYRAGALDQLGIHAERVGIRVIQHQPGADPSAVLYDAVQYATAHSIDVVLADTAGRFHNRANLMNQLGKIKRVMKPDLIVYVDEAVAGNDAVVRAQEFESWVGSDAVVLTKADIDPKGGAAISITHTIGKPILFLGTGQGYEDIVPFSPERLVNELLGGE; via the coding sequence ATGTTCGGTTCCCTTCGGGATAAACTCAAGAGCGTCCGGGAAAAGTTCGGGGCAAGTCTCCAGAGGGGGGAGACGGAAGCGGCGGAGAGCATCCCCGCTGCTCCTCCAGAACCCGCCATCCGAGAGATGCCGGAACCTGCGGGGACGAAGGCGCCGACTGCGGTACGGGCGGCGTCCGACGAGGCGGGGGTTCGCAGGGGATCCGTGTCATTCCGGGATAAGGTGAAGGCGTTTGTGAAGGAGGGGGAGTTCATCCTCTCCGAAAAGGACATCGAAGAACCCCTCTCCGAGCTGGAGATGGTGCTCCTGGAGAACGATGTCGCCCTCCCCACGACAGAGGCGATCGTGGAGCGCGTGAGGGACGATCTCGTCGGAAAACACAGGAAACTGCGCGAATCCCCCGATACCTTCGTCAGCAGCGCGCTGCGCGATGCGCTGCTGACCGTGCTTGGTGACGGTTTCGATCTTGAGGGCTACGTCCGGAACCACGAGAAGCCCGTTAAGATACTCTTTACCGGAGTGAACGGGACGGGGAAGACGACGACGGTCGCCAAAGTCGGCAGCTATCTCAAGAAGAAGGGATTTTCTGTCGTGATTGGCTCCGGGGACACCTATCGCGCCGGCGCTCTCGACCAGCTGGGCATCCATGCGGAGCGTGTGGGGATCCGGGTGATCCAGCACCAGCCGGGCGCGGATCCGTCCGCGGTCCTCTACGACGCGGTCCAGTATGCGACTGCCCACAGCATCGACGTGGTCCTCGCCGATACGGCAGGGAGGTTCCACAACCGCGCCAACCTTATGAACCAGCTGGGGAAGATAAAACGGGTCATGAAGCCCGATCTGATTGTCTACGTGGACGAAGCGGTTGCCGGCAACGATGCGGTGGTGCGGGCGCAGGAGTTCGAGAGCTGGGTGGGATCGGACGCCGTGGTCCTTACAAAGGCGGACATCGATCCCAAGGGAGGGGCTGCCATCTCCATCACGCATACCATCGGAAAGCCTATCCTCTTTCTAGGAACGGGCCAGGGTTACGAGGACATCGTCCCCTTCTCGCCGGAGAGGCTGGTGAACGAACTGCTGGGGGGTGAGTAG
- a CDS encoding signal recognition particle protein Srp54 yields the protein MLDRLSTSLKDALKRLAGKGVIDRAAVEELVRDLQRALLQADVNVRLVMALSQSIKRRSLEEEPPKGMTLREHVLRIVYGELVRLMGATAEVSLSPQTILMAGLQGSGKTTTTAKLARYFQRKGLRVGVICGDTFRPGAYQQLCTLCARINVPCYGNPDEKDALAIVRNGIAALKPATEVIIIDTAGRHALEEDLIAEIREINAIALPTHRWLVIDAALGQQASEQARRFHEAIGIDGVIVTKMDGTAKGGGALSAVSETKSGIVFVGSGETIDDLERFDPDGFISRLLGMGDLRALVEKAEEVIGGEELDVNAMLRGRFTLRDMYKQLEAINRMGPLKQIMSMLPLGGMEIPADAYDVTTVKMQHYKVIMDSMTKKELDEPQVLSSSRIQRIAQGSGTTPEEVKELIKYHRMMQNAIKSMRGNKFNMQRMMKRFAGKK from the coding sequence ATGCTCGACCGTCTCTCGACCTCGCTCAAGGATGCGCTGAAGAGACTCGCTGGCAAGGGGGTTATCGACAGGGCTGCCGTCGAGGAGCTGGTGCGGGACCTCCAGCGGGCCCTCCTCCAGGCGGATGTGAACGTCCGCCTGGTGATGGCGCTGTCGCAGTCCATCAAGCGCCGCTCTCTCGAGGAGGAGCCCCCGAAGGGGATGACCCTCCGCGAGCACGTTCTCCGCATCGTCTACGGTGAGCTCGTGCGGCTGATGGGGGCGACCGCCGAGGTGAGTCTCTCGCCGCAGACCATCCTGATGGCCGGTCTCCAGGGAAGCGGGAAGACCACCACGACCGCCAAACTGGCACGGTACTTCCAGAGGAAGGGGCTTCGGGTGGGTGTGATCTGCGGGGATACGTTCCGCCCGGGCGCATATCAGCAGCTCTGCACGCTCTGCGCGCGGATCAATGTCCCCTGCTACGGGAACCCCGACGAGAAGGATGCGCTGGCAATCGTTCGGAACGGAATCGCTGCTTTGAAGCCCGCGACCGAGGTGATCATCATCGACACCGCCGGAAGGCATGCCCTGGAGGAGGATCTGATCGCCGAGATCAGGGAGATCAACGCCATTGCACTCCCCACGCACCGCTGGCTGGTCATCGATGCAGCGCTCGGCCAGCAGGCAAGCGAGCAGGCCCGGCGGTTCCACGAGGCGATCGGCATCGACGGCGTGATCGTCACCAAGATGGACGGCACCGCAAAGGGCGGAGGTGCCCTATCCGCGGTCTCGGAGACGAAGAGCGGCATTGTTTTCGTGGGCAGCGGGGAGACGATCGACGATCTGGAGCGCTTTGATCCCGACGGGTTCATCTCCCGACTGCTGGGCATGGGCGATCTGCGGGCACTCGTGGAGAAGGCCGAAGAGGTGATCGGCGGGGAGGAGCTTGATGTAAACGCGATGCTCCGCGGACGGTTCACGTTGCGTGACATGTACAAGCAGCTGGAGGCGATCAACCGCATGGGCCCGTTGAAGCAGATCATGAGCATGCTTCCCCTGGGCGGCATGGAGATTCCGGCTGATGCCTACGACGTCACCACGGTCAAGATGCAGCACTACAAGGTCATCATGGACTCGATGACCAAGAAGGAACTGGACGAACCGCAGGTGCTCTCCAGTTCACGGATCCAGCGGATCGCCCAGGGCTCCGGGACAACGCCCGAAGAGGTGAAGGAGCTGATCAAGTACCACCGCATGATGCAGAACGCGATCAAGAGCATGCGCGGCAACAAGTTCAACATGCAGCGGATGATGAAGAGGTTCGCCGGGAAGAAGTAG
- a CDS encoding amidohydrolase, which yields MDPSLTRILRSWIDENYPALLAFYEDLHQHPELSGSEVRTADALARELKKHGFSVSTGIGGHGVVGVLENGPGAVVLLRAEMDALPIEEKTGLPYASRRKVRTPNGVTVGVSHACGHDLHMAVLLGAGGALARFRSAWSGTLLCVGQPSEEATSGARAMIQEGLYERFPRPHYAFALHAGPGIPLGSVGYQEKLVSAGSRSLDLVIRGLGGHAAYPDAARDPVVLAAQVVLALQTIRSRELSPLEFGVVTVGAIHGGVKHNAIPDEVLLRLNFRFFTQETRDRILDSIQRIARGLAMSAGMPGDRLPIIRHISDGAPPLENDPETTVRIVDALRGALGDERVIEIPPLAGSEDFGYFRGGDPPVRLCYMRLGVDTPETQKENAPYLHSPLFAPPPEAIRVGAHAMAVTAISLLQPEA from the coding sequence ATGGATCCGTCCCTGACCCGCATTCTCCGCTCCTGGATAGACGAGAACTATCCGGCACTTCTGGCATTCTACGAGGATCTGCACCAGCATCCGGAGCTCTCGGGCAGCGAGGTTCGCACGGCGGATGCGCTCGCGCGGGAACTGAAGAAGCACGGTTTCTCTGTATCTACGGGGATAGGAGGACACGGTGTCGTGGGCGTTCTGGAGAACGGCCCGGGTGCGGTGGTTCTCCTTCGGGCGGAGATGGATGCACTGCCCATCGAGGAGAAGACCGGTCTCCCCTATGCGAGCCGGCGGAAGGTCCGCACACCGAACGGCGTCACAGTCGGGGTGTCGCACGCCTGCGGGCACGATCTTCACATGGCGGTCCTGCTGGGGGCGGGCGGCGCCCTCGCCCGCTTCCGATCGGCGTGGAGCGGCACCCTCCTCTGCGTGGGTCAGCCGTCCGAAGAGGCGACGTCCGGTGCACGCGCCATGATCCAGGAAGGGCTCTACGAGCGGTTCCCCCGTCCGCACTACGCCTTCGCGCTGCATGCAGGGCCCGGAATCCCGCTGGGAAGCGTCGGTTACCAGGAAAAACTGGTATCTGCCGGCTCCAGATCCCTGGATCTCGTGATCCGCGGGCTGGGCGGGCATGCGGCCTATCCGGATGCCGCCAGGGATCCGGTCGTGCTGGCGGCCCAGGTCGTTCTCGCCCTCCAGACGATCCGCAGCCGCGAACTCTCTCCGCTGGAGTTCGGTGTGGTGACCGTGGGGGCGATCCACGGCGGCGTGAAGCACAACGCCATTCCCGATGAGGTGCTCCTGCGCCTGAACTTCCGCTTCTTCACGCAGGAGACCCGGGACAGGATTCTCGACTCGATCCAGAGGATTGCACGCGGACTTGCCATGTCCGCCGGAATGCCCGGGGATCGCCTTCCCATCATCCGCCATATCTCGGACGGGGCGCCGCCGCTGGAGAACGATCCCGAGACGACCGTGCGCATCGTCGATGCGCTGCGCGGAGCGCTCGGGGACGAACGTGTCATCGAGATTCCTCCTCTCGCCGGAAGCGAGGACTTTGGCTATTTCCGCGGCGGGGACCCTCCTGTGCGCCTCTGCTACATGCGCCTTGGCGTCGATACGCCCGAGACGCAGAAGGAGAATGCGCCCTACCTGCACAGTCCACTCTTCGCTCCGCCCCCCGAGGCGATACGGGTCGGGGCGCACGCCATGGCGGTGACCGCCATCTCCCTCCTGCAGCCGGAGGCATAA
- the trmY gene encoding tRNA (pseudouridine(54)-N(1))-methyltransferase TrmY yields MHHFAVVGHRARTSGDFSLNDLPGSGGRMDILCRSVNASLFLSHDLRRDVACYLVLCGEPDPPKTILFLGGEVRYLSPDERSAGSLIKKALSMPCGSEFRESTPGVFVRRGGLPELLDLHLFAVLEEAGADIRDNADLPDAWLLSDHLNFTPEEQACIRDLPRYSVGPRSLHADHTITIVLNELDRRECG; encoded by the coding sequence ATGCACCACTTTGCCGTTGTCGGGCATCGCGCAAGGACGAGCGGAGATTTCAGCCTGAACGACCTGCCGGGGAGCGGAGGAAGAATGGATATCCTCTGTCGTTCCGTGAACGCCAGCCTGTTCCTCTCCCATGATCTCCGACGGGATGTTGCGTGCTACCTCGTGCTCTGCGGGGAACCGGATCCGCCCAAGACGATCCTCTTCTTAGGCGGGGAGGTGCGGTATCTCTCTCCGGACGAGCGCAGCGCAGGATCTCTCATTAAAAAAGCGCTCTCCATGCCCTGCGGCTCCGAATTCCGCGAATCCACACCGGGAGTATTCGTGCGTCGCGGAGGTTTGCCCGAACTGCTGGACCTGCACCTGTTTGCCGTGCTGGAAGAGGCAGGGGCGGATATCCGGGATAATGCCGATCTCCCTGATGCCTGGCTCCTCTCCGACCACCTGAACTTCACCCCTGAAGAGCAGGCGTGCATTCGGGATCTGCCGAGGTACTCGGTAGGGCCCCGATCGCTCCACGCCGATCATACCATCACCATCGTCCTGAACGAACTGGACAGGAGGGAATGCGGATGA
- a CDS encoding tRNA pseudouridine(54/55) synthase Pus10, which produces MTVLDDTEKILVYGPICDHCLGRFFGKRSHGLTNAERGRCLRVVRALEQDLPCEGEPESCWICGGTFRSVGLWAERVVAALEGIEYATFLIGTRVPPIAAESEEMVWSDLSLSSPEPFKAEMNREVGKAVSRISGKSVDFARPDVVAILDLAEDRVEIQISPLFIYGRYLKFERGIPQTHWDCRICRGKGCERCGFSGKMYQDSVEELIGRPLIRAFEAADAVLHGSGREDIDARMLGSGRPFVMEIVSPRRRSLDLGDLEERVNREAEGRVGVSFQRWSNRSEVETLKSKQGYKKYRILVEVSGDVSLDEVNGALSRLEGAVIHQRTPQRVAHRRADKVRDRRVVHIDLVHSEDGRFLIDVVGEAGLYIKELVSGDNGRTHPSLAELLGCEAHVVDLDVVLVE; this is translated from the coding sequence ATGACAGTCCTGGACGATACGGAGAAGATACTCGTGTATGGTCCGATATGCGACCACTGTCTGGGGAGATTCTTCGGAAAGCGCTCCCACGGCCTGACCAACGCAGAGCGTGGCCGCTGCCTCCGCGTAGTCCGCGCTCTCGAGCAGGATCTCCCCTGCGAGGGCGAGCCCGAGAGCTGCTGGATCTGCGGCGGCACCTTCCGGAGCGTCGGTCTCTGGGCGGAGCGTGTGGTCGCCGCACTCGAGGGGATCGAGTATGCCACGTTCCTGATCGGCACGCGTGTGCCGCCGATAGCCGCCGAGAGCGAGGAGATGGTCTGGAGCGATCTCTCGCTCTCGAGCCCCGAGCCCTTCAAGGCCGAGATGAACCGCGAGGTGGGAAAGGCAGTGTCCCGGATCAGCGGTAAGAGTGTGGACTTTGCGCGCCCGGACGTGGTGGCGATCTTGGATCTCGCGGAGGATCGCGTTGAGATCCAGATCAGCCCCCTCTTCATCTACGGACGGTACCTGAAGTTCGAGCGCGGCATACCCCAGACGCATTGGGACTGCCGGATCTGCCGGGGAAAAGGCTGCGAGCGCTGCGGATTCAGTGGAAAGATGTACCAGGACTCCGTCGAGGAGTTGATCGGCCGCCCCCTGATCCGTGCGTTCGAAGCGGCCGATGCAGTTCTGCATGGCTCCGGGCGGGAGGACATCGATGCCCGGATGCTCGGGAGCGGGCGCCCCTTCGTCATGGAGATCGTGAGCCCGCGGCGGCGGAGCCTCGATCTCGGCGATCTCGAAGAGCGCGTGAATCGGGAGGCGGAGGGGCGGGTCGGAGTCTCGTTTCAGAGGTGGAGCAACCGGAGCGAGGTGGAAACCCTTAAATCGAAACAGGGGTATAAAAAGTACAGAATCCTTGTCGAGGTTTCGGGAGATGTCTCCCTCGACGAAGTGAATGGTGCCCTGAGCCGCCTGGAAGGCGCGGTAATCCACCAGCGCACTCCCCAGAGGGTGGCTCACAGAAGGGCGGATAAGGTGCGGGATCGGCGCGTTGTCCATATAGATCTGGTGCATTCCGAAGACGGGAGATTTTTAATCGACGTCGTCGGGGAAGCAGGACTCTATATCAAGGAGCTGGTATCCGGAGATAACGGCAGAACCCATCCCAGCCTTGCTGAACTTCTCGGGTGCGAAGCGCATGTCGTCGACCTCGACGTGGTGCTGGTTGAATAA
- a CDS encoding 50S ribosomal protein L21e, whose protein sequence is MAHHHGPRKKTRYKLKKDLRRRGILPVTSVIRKFEIGEKVHIVCEPSTQKGMPHRRFHGRTGTVVGQRGRAWILEVPDGESRKVVIARPQHLKPQRF, encoded by the coding sequence ATGGCGCATCATCACGGTCCGCGGAAGAAGACCCGGTACAAACTGAAAAAGGATCTTCGACGGCGGGGTATACTGCCTGTCACATCCGTCATCCGGAAGTTTGAGATCGGAGAGAAGGTTCACATCGTCTGCGAGCCGAGCACGCAGAAGGGAATGCCCCACCGCCGGTTCCATGGGAGGACCGGAACAGTCGTCGGTCAGCGTGGACGGGCATGGATTCTCGAAGTTCCGGATGGGGAGTCCCGGAAAGTCGTCATCGCCAGACCGCAACACCTAAAACCTCAAAGGTTCTAA
- a CDS encoding RNA polymerase Rpb4 family protein: MKVKAVLSEERITLPELRANLLALEGERRSKERELSYELRRSIEHANHLGKTSPERSRELVEALLKHEKMKPDIAFRIANIMPRTRDELRAIYAKERFTLTGEELDAIIDLVMAHY; the protein is encoded by the coding sequence ATGAAGGTGAAGGCGGTCCTGAGCGAGGAGAGAATCACCCTTCCGGAACTCCGCGCCAACCTGCTGGCGCTGGAGGGTGAACGGAGGAGTAAAGAGCGGGAGCTCTCCTATGAACTCCGCCGGAGCATCGAACACGCCAATCACCTCGGCAAGACCAGTCCCGAGCGATCGCGAGAGCTCGTGGAGGCCCTCCTGAAACACGAGAAGATGAAACCCGACATCGCGTTCCGGATAGCCAACATCATGCCTCGCACTCGGGATGAACTTCGTGCGATATACGCGAAAGAACGGTTTACACTGACAGGAGAAGAACTGGACGCCATCATCGACCTAGTAATGGCCCATTACTGA
- a CDS encoding DUF655 domain-containing protein yields MKTEKKEIYALVLDLLPKGYANDPRPVYKREPIIQAVGVDQFKLLELIPKTQNIAIHEKVYIGDEEREKIERVKRRIGYEELTQTARLELPFAVEKIVLENEERFVQFFNKAISITPRLHMLHLLPGIGKKLMWEILAEREKRPFTSFEDLRQRIKAITKPEKMIVSRILEEIEDPETKYRLFTTK; encoded by the coding sequence ATGAAGACGGAGAAGAAGGAGATCTACGCCTTAGTACTGGATCTCCTTCCCAAAGGCTATGCGAACGACCCTCGCCCGGTGTACAAGCGGGAGCCGATCATCCAGGCGGTCGGAGTCGACCAGTTCAAGCTCCTCGAGCTCATACCCAAAACGCAGAATATCGCCATCCACGAGAAGGTGTATATCGGCGATGAAGAGCGGGAGAAGATCGAGAGGGTGAAGCGGCGCATCGGCTACGAGGAGCTGACGCAGACGGCACGGCTGGAATTGCCCTTTGCCGTCGAGAAGATTGTCCTGGAGAACGAGGAGCGGTTTGTCCAGTTTTTCAACAAGGCGATCTCGATCACTCCCCGTCTTCATATGCTGCATCTCCTCCCGGGTATCGGCAAGAAGCTGATGTGGGAGATCCTAGCGGAGCGGGAGAAGCGGCCTTTTACGAGTTTCGAGGATCTGAGACAGAGGATCAAGGCGATCACCAAGCCCGAGAAGATGATAGTGAGCCGGATTCTGGAAGAAATCGAAGACCCTGAGACCAAATACCGCCTCTTTACAACAAAATGA
- the rsmA gene encoding 16S rRNA (adenine(1518)-N(6)/adenine(1519)-N(6))-dimethyltransferase RsmA, translating into MSAPRDQHFLVDKRAIERIVGAIDVAGRRILEIGPGTGNLTRALLDHGAVVIAVEIDPLLFEDLGRAFAPEIRAGQLELLLGDASRCDLPFFESVISNLPYSLSSKLTFRLLAIGFDEAVLMYQSEFAQRMLAQPGSRDYGRLSVMVQTYAHVTRLFDLSPSCFTPKPQVRSTVVKLRPREPPYPLRDRKLYAEMVRVLFSHRRKTVRNGLRSARGLLDEETIERMQRDLPDGILHARPEDLNLEEFARIANAA; encoded by the coding sequence ATGAGCGCTCCACGCGATCAGCATTTCTTAGTCGATAAACGCGCCATCGAACGGATCGTCGGGGCAATCGACGTTGCCGGCAGACGCATCCTGGAGATCGGACCGGGGACAGGGAACCTGACCCGTGCGCTCCTGGATCACGGTGCCGTCGTCATCGCGGTCGAGATCGATCCGCTGCTGTTCGAAGACCTCGGCCGGGCGTTCGCTCCGGAGATCAGGGCGGGACAGCTCGAACTGCTGCTGGGGGATGCATCCCGCTGCGATCTCCCCTTCTTCGAGTCCGTCATCTCGAACCTCCCCTACTCCCTCTCGTCCAAGCTCACCTTCCGGTTGCTGGCGATCGGGTTTGACGAAGCCGTTCTGATGTACCAGAGCGAGTTCGCCCAGCGGATGCTCGCACAGCCCGGTTCCCGGGACTACGGGAGGCTGTCGGTCATGGTTCAGACCTACGCGCACGTGACCAGACTGTTCGATCTCTCCCCGAGCTGTTTCACTCCCAAACCGCAGGTCCGCTCGACGGTGGTGAAGCTGCGTCCCCGGGAGCCCCCCTATCCCCTGCGCGATCGGAAGCTGTACGCGGAAATGGTGCGGGTGCTCTTCTCCCACCGCCGGAAGACGGTCCGTAACGGGCTTCGGAGCGCCCGCGGCCTGCTGGACGAGGAGACTATCGAGAGGATGCAACGAGACCTTCCTGACGGGATCCTGCACGCACGGCCGGAGGATCTCAATCTGGAGGAGTTCGCACGGATCGCCAATGCAGCATGA
- a CDS encoding methyltransferase, translated as MSPYDADQVYPVEADTLLLAEVALAEVRPGDRVLEVGTGGGHIAAALASRRGITVTATEVNPHAAAMAHGRGLDVIRTDLTAGICGTFDLILFNPPYLPTAPEERIDDWLEVALDGGRSGRCVIERFAAIVLDRLAPGGRLLLLVSSLTGVEEVLSLFERSGCRAGVVQTKELEGETLSVLRIVRA; from the coding sequence TTGAGCCCGTACGATGCCGATCAGGTCTACCCCGTCGAGGCCGACACTCTCCTCCTCGCAGAGGTGGCGCTCGCGGAGGTCAGACCGGGAGACCGCGTGCTCGAAGTCGGGACCGGCGGCGGCCACATCGCTGCGGCGCTGGCCTCTCGCAGGGGCATCACCGTGACGGCCACCGAGGTGAATCCCCACGCTGCAGCCATGGCGCATGGCCGCGGTCTGGACGTGATCCGCACGGATCTGACCGCCGGCATCTGCGGGACCTTCGACCTGATCCTGTTCAATCCGCCATACCTCCCTACCGCCCCCGAGGAGCGGATCGACGACTGGCTGGAGGTGGCTCTCGACGGGGGGAGGAGCGGGAGATGCGTGATCGAACGGTTTGCGGCCATCGTCCTGGATCGACTGGCTCCGGGGGGACGGCTCCTGCTGCTCGTCTCGTCGCTGACGGGCGTGGAGGAGGTTCTATCGCTCTTCGAAAGGAGTGGCTGCAGAGCCGGGGTGGTACAGACAAAGGAACTGGAGGGCGAGACGCTCTCCGTACTCCGGATTGTGCGGGCATGA